From Watersipora subatra chromosome 2, tzWatSuba1.1, whole genome shotgun sequence, one genomic window encodes:
- the LOC137388349 gene encoding hepatocyte growth factor receptor-like, with protein MFGENLDKGAAQKDYIIEVGQSYCNVTCFRTHQLVCRLPAKEPAVLEGNTIEVKNKYLPHVKVTVGNVKTDVGYLYYLNRIWYDNDLFRRSMIGLIITGVLVSIAVTLFCIAVKTCRQKNILAALTMKTDDSSKFDPKRSGTERVRDWFLKQKLDENVQTYLDRCKIYREKLSIGKLIGKGNFGIVYKGQLITPLGNLKTVAVKTLKDDQELSFEDFESFLTEGTMMINFKHKNVLSLIGVVCEEGEMPMVVLPYMENGDLCSLVKRVDLELMLSDILHFGLQIANGMSYLAKERFVHRDLATRNCMVDSSFIVKISDFGMSRDIYERDYYSMEAMNKPVPLKWMAVESLKEGRYSSKSDMHQYFQWSYGVTIWELLTRGNSPYPGVSNYYIKEYVTSGKRLDKPSSCPPEIFDMMCMCWDEDPNKGLPFDEISSFLKKLLSDESAPALGSDEGTGYYYNPDATKNIPGDYLDVEEVEELDDYLLPLQSPLTTEPPKSGLNSSKTTKKTNDF; from the exons ATGTTTGGAGAAAACTTAGACAAAGGAGCAGCACAAAAGGACTACATTATAGAAGTTGGACAAAGTTATTGTAATGTAACCTGTTTTCGCACCCACCAATTAGTCTGTCGTCTTCCGGCGAAAGAACCAGCTGTTTTGGAAGGAAACACGATAGAGGTCAAAAACAAATATCTACCTCATGTTAAG GTGACAGTGGGAAATGTAAAGACCGATGTTGGATACCTCTATTATTTAAACCGAATATGGTATGACAATGATCTCTTTCGACGCAGTATGATTGGGTTAATCATTACAGGTGTCTTGGTAAGCATAGCTGTAACTCTATTTTGCATTGCTGTAAAGACTTGTCGACAGAAAAACATATTGGCAGCTTTGACTATGAAAACAGATGATTCATCAAAGTTTGACCCAAAAAGATCCGGCACTGAAAGGGTTCGAGATTGGTTCCTGAAACAAAAACTTGATGAGAATGTTCAAACATACTTGGATCGCTGCAAAATTTATCGTGAGAAATTAAGCATAGGAAAGCTGATTGGAAAAGGGAACTTTGGAATAGTTTACAAAGGTCAACTCATTACTCCATTAGGAAATCTCAAGACCGTTGCTGTCAAAACCTTGAAAG ATGATCAAGAACTGAGCTTTGAGGATTTTGAGAGCTTCCTCACTGAAGGCACTATGATGATAAATTTCAAACACAAGAATGTTTTGTCACTCATCGGTGTGGTTTGTGAGGAAGGAGAAATGCCGATGGTTGTACTTCCATATATGGAAAATGGTGATCTGTGTAGCTTGGTCAAACGTGTGGACTTG GAGTTGATGTTATCTGACATCCTTCACTTTGGCTTACAAATAGCTAATGGTATGTCCTATTTGGCAAAAGAGAGATTTGTACACAGAGATTTGGCTACTAGAAATTGCAT GGTGGACAGCTCATTTATTGTAAAGATTTCAGACTTTGGAATGTCTCGAGATATTTATGAGAGAGATTACTACAGCATGGAGGCTATGAACAAGCCAGTTCCTCTAAAGTGGATGGCAGTAGAGTCTTTGAAAGAAGGAAGATATAGCTCTAAGTCTGACATG CACCAATATTTTCAATGGTCATACGGCGTCACCATTTGGGAGTTGCTTACTCGAGGTAATTCACCATATCCAGGAGTAAGCAATTATTACATAAAGGAATATGTAACTAGTGGAAAGCGCCTTGACAAGCCAAGCAGTTGCCCACCAGAAAT ATTTGATATGATGTGCATGTGCTGGGATGAAGATCCCAATAAAGGTTTACCTTTTGATGAAATATCTAGTTTCCTGAAAAAGCTTTTGAGTGACGAGTCTGCTCCTGCTCTCGGCTCTGATGAAGGAACTGGCTATTATTACAACCCAGATGCTACAAAGAACATTCCAGGAGATTATTTAGATGTTGAAGAGGTTGAAGAGCTTGATGATTATTTATTACCACTGCAAAGCCCACTTACCACGGAGCCTCCTAAATCGGGGCTAAACTCGTCAAAAACAACAAAGAAGACAAATGACTTCTAA